The region ATTAATTGAAACAGTTGAGGGATTTAATACTGAGCTAAATGGTGCCCAAGACTATGGACTTGCTTTGGCATGTGTAACCAATATTGAGGCGACACAGATCCAACATATACCCCGCATTCTCTATCATTGGCGTATGCATGCTGCAAGTACTGCACAGTCTGGGAATGCCAAGCCATATGCTCATGAAGCGGGGCGCAAAGCAGTAGAGATGTACATCCAACACAACTTCCCCGGGAGGGGAATGCGAGCAGCAGATGGAGATTATCTATTTACATACAAGGCGGAATTTGAACTACCGGCCAATCTATTAGTTTCCATAATTATCCCAACCAAGGATGGGTTGAATTACTTAAAACCCTGTGTGGAAAGTATTTTTGAACGCTCCACCTGGCACAACTTAGAAGTAATAATTCTTGACAACGGATCCGAAAAAACGGAGACGATCCAGTATCTAAAAGAGTTACAGCGGAGCGAGCCGCGTGTACGTGTTATTCCGGCACCTATTCCGTTCAACTGGTCCAAGTTGAACAATATTGGTGGAAAACAAGCGAGTGGTAATGTGCTCATCTTTCTAAACAATGATACAAAAGTAATTTCTCCCGCTTGGATAGAATCTATGGCTGGTTACGCTAGATTGCCCAATGTAGGCACTGTAGGGGCGCTTCTACTATTTGAGGACGGATCTATTCAGCATAGTGGGGTGGTCGTTGGGATGGGGGGGTGGGCAGATCATGTTTTTAGAACAACTGCAGCGCAACATATCGGAGGTCCCTTTGTATCACCAGTACTGACAAGAAATGTACTGGCAGTCACAGGTGCTTGCATGGCGATTTCACGAGAGCGATTCGAAGAGCTAGGCGGTTTTGATGAATCATTTATTATATGCGGCAGTGATGTCGAGCTCGGATTACGGGCCCACAAGCGGGGATTATTTAACGTAATGTGCGCAGAAGCTAAACTATTTCACTACGAATCAAAAACTCGTACCCCCCATGTACCCCAAGAAGACTTTATTCAGTCATCTGAAAAGTACGCGCCATACCGACAAGAGAAAACTGATCCATTCTACAACCCAAACTTATCGCTAAGCTCAACCACACCAAGCATTCAGGGAGCACCAAGTGCTTCGTAATTTACTCAAACGGCTACTAAAAAACCAACGCATTAAATCGTTTCTGCGCGATATATATGTCGAGTCTCAGTCCGAAGTCAAGTTAAGCTCGGATTTACAACCATCAATTTCGGAGATACCTGAAATTGGCGCTTTGGCAGCAAGAGAATCGCAATTTAAATCATTCCGGTTAAATCTTCTTGTCCCAGCTTTGTCAACGAAACATGTTTTTGGTGGCATTGCAACCGCGCTTAAGTTCTTTGAGGAGCTTAGCAAAGATTATGAGAATCTAAGGATAATTCTGACTGATGAAGCCGCATTTACCCCTGAAGATAATATTAATTATAAAGAATGGTCTATTCTGACTCTTGAGGCACACGATCAATCAGGAAAATGTGTGATACCAGCAGCCGATCGATATGGGAAGACTCTTTCGGTTGGAAAAAATGATATTTTTATTGCGACTGCGTGGTGGACCTCCATATTGGCTAAATCTTTGCAGTCGAAGCAGGCAGTAATATATGACTTAGGCAACGTTAGGCGATTTATTTATCTTATTCAGGATTTTGAGCCTGGATTTTATCCTTGGTCATCCCGATATGCACTGGCTGAATCTACATATAAGAATACCTCTGGATTAGTTGCTGTTTTCAATACTTCGACATTGAAGAATTATTTTGAACAAGCAGGGTTCAATTTTAAAAAATCATATTGCTTTGAGCCTGTATTACATGAAGGTCTTAAGCCTTATCTTGATAGAGTCGTGGCCGCTAAACGATATAAAAGGGTGCTTGTATATGGGAGACCTAGCACTGCGCGTAATGCGTATGAAATAATTGTTATGGCTTTAAAAATGTGGGTAAATGAAAAAAATTGCCTTGGTTGGGAATTTATATCTGTCGGAGAGATGCATAAACCAATAGAGCTAGGCAATGGTAATGTTCTTAAGTCATTGGGTAAACTTTCAATCGAAGGATATGCAGAAATTCTATTAAGCAGCTATGCTGGTATTTCACTGATGATTTCACCGCATCCAAGTTATCCACCTTTGGAAATGGCAGCTTTTGGGCTTAAAGTTATTACAAACAAATATGAGTCAAAAGATTTGTCATACTTTAGTGACAACATAATTGCTCTTGACTACGCAGCACCAGAATTGTTGTGTGACGCATTGATCAGTTTAACGAATCAATTTTCTGAATCTGTCCAAACTTCATCCGGAGCCATTCCGGAAACCTTTTTGCTTGATAATCCATTCAAAGCTTTGCCTGAAAATTTAATTTCAGAACTGTACGCAGAAGCAATAATGTAAAGATGTAATAAAGTTTAAGTTTAATAATATTAACTACATGGAATGATATGGACACTTTCACCTTTTTTGAATATGAGTTGCCTGTTAACTTGGTCAATATGACGGGCGGTGGTACAGATACTTTTTCTGCAATATCCAAGGGACATATTCAATATCTAAAAGATACTATTGGAATTGAAAGCGACTTCAATATTCTTGAAGTAGGTTGTGGAATTGGACGTGACGCGATTCCACTCACCAAGATTATCTCGTCGACAGGTTCATACATAGGCATTGATATTATCAAGCCATCAATCGACTGGTGTTCTGCGAATATCAGCCTTCGGAATCCAAATTTTCGTTTCATTCACTTCGATGTCAAAGATCAGCTGCACAATCCATCTGGCAAAAGTTTGATGAAGGAATACAAGCTGCCTTGTGCAGATAGTTCAATTGACCGAATATTTTTGTGGTCTGTCTTTACTCATATGTTTGAAGACGACATCGTGCATTATTTGAAGGAATTCAAGCGGGTTTTGAAAAAGGGCGGGAGCGTTCTTGCGACTTGCTTTATTGTGGATGAAGAAATATTGGCTGCTGCTAGAAAAGTCAATTTGACACCGTACGATTTGAAGTTCGAACACCCATATGGTGATGGTTGCTTTGTTAATGACATTTCAGTACCCGCCGGTGCCGTTGCATTTACCGAGACAAAAATGATTGAGTTGATCAATAGAAGCGGACTAGATCTTGTTCCTCCAATTCTGATAGGACAGTGGTGGGGCAAAAATGATGGCGGTGGGTATGGTCAAGACGCGGTGATTTTGAAAAAATTGTAGTCGGATGCCGTCTAAATTTGCCTTAATCATATTTTCAAACTATGAGTGTTGTTGTTCCCCGATGCTAGCTTTGAAATGGAAATAGCGATGAAAAATAAAGTGACCATTGGGGTCTTTGTGTTGTTTGTGCTGATTTTTGGTTGGCATCAAATTCAAGCAAGCAAAGCGGCGCGTGAGGCGGAATTCTGCGTACAACTAGAATCAAATATACCCGGCTTGCTTCAACTCTATTTCGACTCTGGCAATGAGTTTAACGAAAAGGAATCAGTTCAGGTCCCATATGTTGGAGGGCAAAAAAAACAAATACTAAATATACGGCTGCCAATAGGCCACTACAAATCATTCCGTTTAGATCCAGTGTTAAATCCCATTCAAAATGGTGCCGCTGAGATAAGAATATCGAAAATTTGGCTGGTAAAGCATGGTGGCGATTCTGTTACAGACTACGATCTGAAGCAAGCAAAGCCAATTAATCGGTTCGAACAATATATTGTTGAACCGGATGGAGCCATTTCATTTAAAGCTAACGCAATAGTAAACCGTCCTATTATTCTATTGCCTGGATTTGCACTTGATGTAGCCTCAAGTGTTACGCTTTCGTCAGTTCTCTGGAAAGTTATACAGGCATTTGTGTTTGCAGCGTTGGGGGCAGGATTGGTTGCTTGGATGCTGTCAGTTAAGGGGGCGAATCTCATTTCCAAGCTGGACAGCATTTTTGGCGCGAGCACCTTGTTTTTATTGGCAGTAATAGTTTTTTTTATCAGAAATCCAGATCCAATGCTGAACTCCGGAATATTTACTGAGGATGGATTGTGGACAGGCATGTTGCTGGACAAAGGTTTCTGGACATCCTTATGGTACGCAAGAAGTGACTACTTTGTTTTTGGTAA is a window of Sideroxydans sp. CL21 DNA encoding:
- a CDS encoding class I SAM-dependent methyltransferase yields the protein MDTFTFFEYELPVNLVNMTGGGTDTFSAISKGHIQYLKDTIGIESDFNILEVGCGIGRDAIPLTKIISSTGSYIGIDIIKPSIDWCSANISLRNPNFRFIHFDVKDQLHNPSGKSLMKEYKLPCADSSIDRIFLWSVFTHMFEDDIVHYLKEFKRVLKKGGSVLATCFIVDEEILAAARKVNLTPYDLKFEHPYGDGCFVNDISVPAGAVAFTETKMIELINRSGLDLVPPILIGQWWGKNDGGGYGQDAVILKKL